One Oncorhynchus masou masou isolate Uvic2021 chromosome 18, UVic_Omas_1.1, whole genome shotgun sequence DNA window includes the following coding sequences:
- the LOC135504486 gene encoding DNA damage-regulated autophagy modulator protein 2 — protein sequence MWWFQRGVCALPAALVTWSLATFVVSYVTAVLLGHVDLLVPYISDASAVVPERCVFGFMLSISSFLGVANVYVRYKQVQALALGGELKLHRLNCAGMVLGIMSSVGMCVVANFQKTTIMSVHLLGAGLTFGCGALYILVQTGVSYHMQPRFHGQDILWARTAVGLWTMASVIISFVSSAILYDDLPGVDVDRKIRWRPEETGYTAHLVSAVAEWCLAFSFICFFLTYIRDFQKIQLRVQVVMQSNHLYDYAHYDVREHAHHGEHSPLLAGSI from the exons ATGTGGTGGTTCCAGAGGGGGGTATGTGCCCTCCCTGCAGCCCTGGTCACCTGGTCCTTGGCCACCTTTGTCGTCAGCTATGTCACCGCTGTGCTGCTGGGCCACGTCGACCTACTAGTGCCCTACATCAG TGATGCCAGCGCCGTGGTTCCCGAACGCTGTGTCTTTGGGTTCATGCTGAGCATCTCTTCCTTTTTAG GTGTAGCCAATGTCTATGTGCGATAcaagcaggtccaggctctggcaCTAGGGGGCGAGCTTAAACTGCATCGACTTAACTGTGCTGGCATGGTCCTGGGTATCATGAGCTCAGTGGGCATGTGCGTCGTCGCCAACTTCCAG AAAACCACCATCATGTCAGTGCACCTGCTGGGGGCGGGGCTGACCTTTGGCTGCGGGGCGCTCTACATCCTGGTTCAGACGGGGGTGTCATACCACATGCAGCCTCGCTTCCACGGCCAAGACATCCTGTGGGCGCGCACCGCCGTGGGGCTGTGGACAATGGCCAGCGTCATCATCT CGTTTGTGTCGTCCGCCATTCTGTATGATGACCTACCAGGCGTGGACGTGGACAGAAAAATACGCTGGAGACCAGAAGAAACG GGTTACACAGCCCATCTGGTCAGTGCTGTGGCTGAGTGGTGTCTGGCCTTCTCCTTTATCTGCTTCTTCCTCACTTACATCCGAGATTTCCAG AAAATCCAGTTGCGGGTACAAGTTGTCATGCAGAGTAATCACCTGTACGACTATGCCCATTACGACGTGAGAGAGCATGCCCACCATGGAGAGCACTCGCCACTGCTGGCTGGGAGCATCTGA